ttggcttaaaaatctcgcgccagtaGTTTTCCAAGCaacgagaagcaaaaccaaaacgaaTCCCAGATTGTGcactttgagcaagttacggGTAATTGCTTGGAATTCTCATTGCTGTTAGCTCCTATTGTGAACAGTCGGAGTAATCACTTCGGTAATAGTTTTTCGAACTATCATTTGAAATCCGGCCTATCGTTCACACACTATTTCGAAAGACCACCGTGACAACGATCTTTAGCGTTCCGTTTTGGGAATGTCACCCCAGAGGACGGCTTTGAATGAGGTTACGATCCTAACGATCACATGTAAACAAGCTTAAGCTATTACAGTCCGGAttaatcaaataaaaatatttaaaaagtGACAATACTGTGGCCGATAAGTTAGCTGGTCTACGAGAGATGACACATTACCATTAAAATGGTGAAATCTGGAAGTAGACAGAAGGTGAGCAACAATATTACTGACAAAAATGTAACTCTTTTCTTATAAGATACGTTTTAAGCCTGGTAGATCGTTTATGCAAGCTGCAATTTTTCGATGTTGTCACGgggaaacttggaaaaaaaccCACAACTAGGAGCACTCggattttttgtttcctgtaAACGAAGCTTTGGTTTTGCAGGTATAGCATTATGCTCTCTTGCTGGATTGAGGATCCCAATATGAGACCTTCGTTTGCACAGCTGCACACCACTCTAGGTCAACTTGCCACAAAAGATAAGGTAAGCATGAAATGTCCACCAATATGCCTTTTTCAATCTGAGTGTATTAATGCTTATAATATACTCAACAAAAAGTGTTTCATTGGTCAATAATGAGCGCATAAATGGATTATAGACTGCAAGTGCAATACGAAAGTTGCTATGGAAACTATTGAGGAAGCGCGAAATTTaaacacaaaaagcaaaatggcTGACTGCCGGTTTGCTTCGTCCGACGAAATAGTTGTTGACCAACTGAAAGTAAAtgcaaaagaacaaaaacacgaCTAAATCAACACAAACGTTGTTGAATGTCTGGGAAAAATgggcaaatgaaagaaaattcaacccTAAACTGGAGGAGTACCGGCACGAAGATCTCGATAAAAAGTTACAATTGTTTTACGCCGAAGTACGTACCAAATATGGattcttttataattttgttgagaACATTATAAACAAGAAATCGTATGATCGCTCGTGCATTTCGTGATATATGGTCACTCGTGATGTTTTTAAAGTGCTCAAATTGCGCTCACCTTCGGCTCGTAAAATTTTgagaactttaaaaacatcaCTCGTGCCCATATATCACGTAATGCACTCGCGTTCATACGATTTCCTATGCAAATCAAATGAATTATTGCTTTTCGACAAGAAGAGAAAACCATACTACCAGGAGAAAAGTGAATCAACAAACGCGAATCACAAGCCACAAATGCGGTGACCTTTGGCCAAACTGAATAAGAAATCAGTACACTGATAAACAAACGGTAAAATTCTGGTATCTTGAcgaataaaatttttatctCTTCCTTAGGATTGCATCGATCTCCGAACTTATAAAAGGAAACTCTACGAGAAAATCCAAACGCCAGAAGATAGGAAGCAAATCTTAACATAAGAAGAATCATAAGTGGAGTAAAATGATAATAGCCACAGCAAGGCCCCTTTTTTAGAAAGGGTCAATGAAAGATAAGTGCATGGTTCCAGGCGCGAAAGAAGGACTGAGAGTCGTTCTTAAATTTAAtactaatttaatttatttactgCAGTTTAAGTTGCTGTATATTACCTTAACTAGCCTACAACCCAATGACAAGGTGGTATACGCAGAAGAAGAaggggaagaagaagaagaagaagaagaagtagaATCTTTAACGATATCAGCTTTAGCGCCCGGTTTtagcaaatcgagatttttttcttccatgtATCCACCgatctttttaactttctctATTCACGCAAGTGCAGGTCCATTGTCTCCGCGGATTTTAGCTCAAGTAACTGCACAAAATTACTGACTTTGTCCTTCGTTGACTAGTCTGAGTTGTTGCGCGCGAAAAAGAAGCACAATCCTTGATCGGGTTGAAGAAGTACTTAAGAGATAACAGAAATCGAAATTTTCGCAAATATCTTCCAACTCGTCCTGCTCGTTTTAGGGTAAAGAGAGCGATCTACAGACTAGCCCGTGTGGCAGGCGTTCCTTAGAGAAGGTGAGCGGGAATTGGCGCGAAGGCGTTTAGACGCGCAAGTGCGCATGATCTGTTTGTTCAGCCTTCTCGGCACCAATTTCAAGCATCAAATTTTTTAATGATCTCCTGTCCTTCCTGCTTGCCCCTCTGGCACCTGCGATTCCAATTGCCTTCCTACATTTTCCTTTGGAACGTCACATTCCCCTCAAAACGGAAAACGGACAACCCGCATCCTACAGTGGACACAGTAAACATCAAAATAGAAATAGTAAATAGTAAACATCAAACATTATTTGTAATGCAATACATTAAGGTTAACTTTTAACAGATCTATCTTCACTTGAGGACAGCAACTAATACATATAAAAAGTATTAAGCAAAGAGTCTATGAGACACCTCATAAGTGAATTTTTTAGATAAATAGAAAGTTAGTCAAGAGAAATGTGGATTAAAGGTACAATATATGTAAATGGCTGAACTCTTCAATTTATTATCATACAAGGAAAATTTAAACAAAGCACCTGAATTCTCTTTTGAGTACTCCTGGTACCAATTATGGAAAGCATTATGGAGCCAAAGTGCTTAGTATTCGGGAATTTGACAATAACATCTTCACTATAGGCACGCTGGCCGAGGTCAAAAGTTAGAGCTAAATCCATGCTGAATTAGCAAAACTTCTCGATTTGTTTCCATTTAAAGGAAGTGCGATcgttttcttcaaaatattttgtgttcaTAAGCTATGTTGAAACGTTCTGATTTCAAGCGTTTGTCACGCACTAGTAAGTCCGAGAAATGAAAAGCACTTAAGCTCTCTTCTTCCTAATTGTAACTCATCTTGCCTGATGAGCATTCAAATTTACTGTTACTGCACGGCTTAAAATCTCCAAGTGTCGCCTCGATCATTCTTCGCGATGGTTCGATGCTTCCTATGTGAACGAGACAACGTCTGCAGATGACAAACATTTGAACTGTCCGGATGTTCACCTCTTCAGCAAATGCACACGTGTGCTTTCCGTTTACGTACCGcgaatatttcttttagtgcgCATACGCATATCATATGGAAAAGAAAACGCTTCCACCTTTCAATACGTAGTATGCCATCTGATTTATAAATATATTCACATGTTTCTCTATGGAAGAGACGTGGAATTTCTGTCCAGGGACCTGTGATGAAACTATTGGTAAATGTAAGGTTCTTTACGCTTCAGTTTTACTGTTTACGTCCACAACTGGGTTTGCACTTTATTTCTCTGAATTAATAGACATTTGATGAAAGTTCAAACTTGGAAATCGGACGGTCATGAATTCTGGTTTGCGGTTGTCGCTTCCGAAGTTGATCGATAGTGTTGTTTGCTTGCTGTAAACAAATCGTGAACTATATTAGCATGTTAGGCCTAAAGAATGCCAGTTCAATCACACTGTGCAAATAGCGTGAAACAGCCGAAGGTAAAGAAGGTACAAATGAACACTGGCTCGTAATCCAGATTATACTAATACACTGAGCCGGTCAACTGATTTAGTTGCTACCAAAACGTTTCCCCAAATGCGCAAAAGGTGATAATTTAGCGAAAAAATGACTAGAGGGCGCATTTTCTTCACACTCCTGTATCTCGCAGTAGCAAATTCTCTCTATTCTAAAGAAACTCTTGCGCTGCAAACATTACACATCGGGGCTTTGGTTCCATTCGATGTCACCAATGAAAGAGATAAAAGAATGACAGCAGACTTGATACTACCAATGGTCAAAATTGCCTTGGAGGatattgaaagaaaagctCTATTGCCAGGATATCAGCTGCAACTCCATGTCAATGACACTCAGGTAAGAGCATTGAAATCAGCAAGGGCGAGTCATACCTCTGGCatgattattttcctttatgATAATAGCTACCATTTAAATGCACTTCTGAGTCTATTTTCCGAAACATTAAGTCATATACACGACAATGTAAAGACAAAACAAGCTAAAAAGACGTTCCGTAGCCAAGCAAAGTCAACCGAGCCACTTCCAAACACCATTCGCCATATTTGATTTAAATAATCAGCTTGTTGGTTCGATACGCTTACAATCtgaggacaaaaacaaatacacCGTGGGACAAAATACGTACACAAATATGTTAGACAAAGCTGCCTCAACATTTATATACGCCTCTATGTTTAACCTCAGAATGCGAGATTTCTCAGAAACACCACCTTTAAGGAGTCCGACAAAAACAAGTGTTTCAACCTGTAGCGTTCCGGCTTACTGAATATATATGCCCTACTGATCATTGAGACTCTTTGTAGCAAGGCCTTGTGACATTTGTCTTTCTCTGTTCCTGGGGTTATGAAATTGAAGCATTAGTGCATTCAATAGAACAATGATCGCGGGAAAACCAATCTTGAAGTCTGAGTTTCTTAGGATccaagtaaaaaataactctCTTTATAAAGGAACCTGTATTCCCATACGAtactttcaaaatcaaattaacagTTAACAGGATCACTTCTCTTCACCTTAGTGTAGAACAGACCATGCATCGCGGGCTCTGTTTGAACTAATTCAcaaaaaaccaacaaagaTAGCTTTGATCGGTGCTGCATGTTCAGAGGTATCAGAGAGGATAGCAGAAGAAGCCAAGACTTGGAACCTCCTTATGGTAAGTAACGGCCAAGagttaagaaaatattataCCAATTCGGATATTCCTACATGAACTGCGAGTTAATGAGCAGATGACTGAAAACGATTTGCATACAATGGTCAAGCAGTGAATACACCAAGGAACCAGagaaatccattttttttttactcgaTGACCTTAGAAGAAAAAGTGAGAAAACCACTCCGGAGGTGCCGCTTGGAGACGAAGACAGATGCAATCATGCAATCAATCCAAAGAAGCTTATCATCTGATCATGCACAAGAGTTAGCTTTTTCGTTTTATCCTTGAATCTTGGTATCCGCTTCTCCAGCCGCCGGCAATTAAACGAATGTGACATTCTTCCCTTAAAATCGGCACCAAATGAATTTCACtataattttcataattatcAATGTACcgttatattattattattattgtcatcgtaatcattatcattgttattgttctttttttctgaaagtAGCACTGGCAAACGACTTTGATATTTAACGTTGGTTGCTGATGGTTTCTTTATCACTCGAATTTTCAGTACAGCACCAACTGCTTCAACTTTCATAAAGGACAAATATGAACACAAGTGAATTTATAAAACGTTTTCAAACTTGGCATAATCAACTAGCTGATAACGAATTCTTAAAAGTTGATCAAGAAATGGAGTAGTTATTAGCTTGAAAAATGAACTGAAACATTTAGCGGACATTCCATAGTTAACAGAGGGATCATTGTCAAAGAGAACGAATGGGAAAAGAGAACTAATTATAAGTATTCGAGAGACAATTTCTGCGCCATCTACAAAAACCTTTAAGTACTTGCTTCCTGTCATAAGATGAAATTACACTCACTTGTCAAAAGAGGAAATTAactaatgaaataaaaaacccAAAAGAGCAGCACGATTGATATCATCTCTATTTAGGATCAATAGAGTAAATAATATGAATAGAAAGCAGCTGTAAATTGATATCTTGACTAGTTTAGAATTAGTTTGTTTCTCGAGGAATTTCCTGAGACAAGCACAAGATAAGATTGCAGGATTTATAAAGTTAACTGTGCTAGGGAAGAAGAGAAAGGAAACTCCGAATCTGACTCATGTCGAATACAACCGACGGCGTGTTTTCAACGAGTGCTTTTTCAGAAGCTTGTGAAGACTTCCCACTAAGGGTCAATATGGTTCCGTATAACCCCGACAGCAAAACGTTCACCGTGACTTTgttcacttgtattttcatcGGATTAGTGTGCCCTTGTGCTATCGCAACAAACGTTTTGGTTTTCCTCGGAATTCTGCGAAAGTCAGAACTTCGCACCGTTTACAATGCGTCGATTCTGTTCCTCGTATCCACTGATCTTTTAACAGCCTTCACCACGATGCCAACATTCATCGTGTACCAAGCAAGCAAGTTGATGAACCCAGAAAAAGACTTCTCCTGCGTTGCCCTCGCGTTGTACACCTTCACAACATTTCTCTTCACCGGCCTTTGGGTAGTAACTGTAATCCTGATCATATTAGAGAGGTATCTTGCAATTTTTCATCCATACAAATATCGTAATCACCTTACTAAGGGCCGAATAGCTGTTACCATTTCAATTACATGGATTTTATGGATTGTGTTTATCACACACACACGGCTCCCGCCCATGGCTGGTGCCGACATGTACAGCGCTATAACagcttccatgttgattccaTGCATTTTGCTTACTTCCATTGTCTATTGTAAAGTTTATGTGTTGACAAGGCGCATGCGAATGTGTATAGGACACGAATTGTCGGCGCCACGAAACGCAGAGGTTATTCAAGAAACCAAATCCTTCAGAACTGTGGCTTACTTAGCGGGGGCTGTGGTGCTTTGCTTTGTACCAACACTTGCTCTTGTGGTCCTGTATCGATCGCAAACGGTCAGCCTGAATTACTTTTATCACCTACTATACCCTCTGACAGATACAGCAGTATTGCTTACTCCCATTTGCGACCCCATTATCTACGTACTGAGAAGTAACAATGTAAGAAGGAGTATTCGCGAGTTAGTGTTGCGGCAAAGAAACACGTCGAGGCCTCAAAGCCAAAGAGGGACGCTTACAGAACCAACAGCAATGACGGGTGTTTAGAAGGCTCGACAAAAATAATAGACTCGTCAAAATTTCACCAGGATAACTGGATGGAAACGTACAAAATACAAGAGATTCGAcagaaaacatttcttgctcAACGAGCTACGAACTACGATACCAGCgcaatttaaaaaatgctctatattttatttaaacttgctttgcttttgttcgttttttttaACGCCATATGATCAGTACTTGAACCAATAAATTGTTAAGCACACACACCCAGGCCTACTACAATTTCCTCTGGCTTTCAAATGCGATGTTTGAAAATTCTGTCAAACCATTGaggttttcattgtttgttttgctcaatAATAACATACCAAATCGAATTTGTCACCCCATTAAGCTGTTTTCCCGAGGCAAAACAATTTTCTAAAGCCTTTAAGCACCACAAGAGGCCAATTTTGAGTAAAATTACATTCTCAAATGGATATTAATCTCATTATTGAATACCATAGAATGATTTGTAATTCGATGTGGGTGACTGATCACCTGTGAGCTGGATTACTGTAATCTAACCCCTGCAGCTGACTTTTACCTCTTGACCCCAACTTTACCCAATGAATTGTTACAGCGCTATCACGGAGATGTCTCCCGTCAGAATCTTTGGctcatcattttcaattcCGAACCAACCTCTCGCTCGGTCACATGCCATCGAAAACCTGAATTGCTTCGTCAccttaaaacaattttgtcgTTTAAAACAGCTTCGATTAACTTTTTCATCCGTATCAAAGTCGAAAAATTGGTACCAAAAATGACTCGCCAATCTTGTTTAAGCTCAAGCAAGTTCCCCTTAGATCTTGTCAATCTCTTCGTGAGTGAGTTATTTTTAGGCAGACAATGTCCAACGTACCAACAAGTACCTTCTTGTGAAGTTGTTGCAAAATGTCTAACAGCCGACATTAGTGGTCGTGATCTTTTTGACCTGCGTCAGTGTTTTGCGTCTTGcgatattttcttcttttttcttttcatttttcatttgaaagtcAAAAAGGAATAGAATGATAGTTCAATTTTCTGCCCTACCCCTAATCCCTGGTGTTTTGTAAGCCCGCTAATGACTTTGCATGTTCCTCGTCACAGGTATCTTACGGCTCAACTTCGGCGATATTGCAAAACAGGGAAAGATATCCACTATTCTACAGAACAATACCGTCAGACGCAGCGTGCAACAAAGGTCTTATTTCCCTGTTAAAGAAATTTAAGTGGAGACAAGTTGGTATCATCGGAAAGACAGACATAAATCATTCTCAAGTATGATGGTCATTAGTTCTTGCTTCACATTCATAAACACAATATTTTCCACCACAGCTTACGTTGAAAGCAGATTTAGAAAGCGTAAAAAATTATGCCGCGAACAAGCCCTTAGTTGTTTCATTCCGGCGAAGATTTTGAGTAACAGTGACGCGCGACCAAAAGCTGACCGGGGCAGGATAGAGTCTCGGCCCTAACAAAACAAATCGAATTGATAGGCGAGCTAGTATTGGTCCACGCATACGGTAAGCATTAGAGCTAAAACGCATGTGCAGataaaatggcaaaaacatGGAAACGATGGAACCGCGATAGTGGAACCTCCGGACGTTTTGAAGACCGTAAAAATCGCACAATTCGTTTACTATCTATGCAGCTTTAGAATTACCgatcatcacaaagttaatGTTTTTCGTATGACTCAGACAACTGCTAGCTTACGAGAAGAACTGGAAAAGTCAGATATTAACATTCTCACATCCGAAACATTTACTGACGATCCCACCGCACAAGTGAAGAGCTTGAAGGTTAGTTGACATGGACGAAAAAATCCTCTTCTAGCGGAACGCGATTAATTTCACCTTAACCCTCGCGTGTATATGGTGGCTCAAGTGGGTGGAGTCACTTGAAGTGAAGGTGGATTAGTGAGATGCGCGTTTAAGATTAGTTTCCAACTTAAGCAACAGCAGGCTAGATGCGCCTTTTAGTTATCAGGCAATATTCaaatggagaaaaaaacaagaactgtTCGGCTTAGTACCACTATCACAGGAGAGAGTTGAGCAAAACGTCGTCAAACCTAAGTGTTTAATAGGGTTTTGGCAGATATGAGAAACTGATCATTTATACCGCAACTTTCAgctcttttttacttttttcgtATGAATGAAAACATAGGAGAAAGATGTGCGAATAATTATCGGGAACTTTGATGAGAAGAGCGCAAGAAGAGTATTTTGTCaggtaattattttttgacaataaaaatctgCGATAAATGTCAAATGTTTTACCAAATCTTTACTTATtcgaataattattttttattttaattaaagtTATACTTAATCGTTGCTTTGTACAAAAAGAATTAAGTGCTTCTAAACGTTTGGCTTGGTACTGTAACTATTGCAATAGCGCTCGGGATAAACACAAgtgaaaatataaaagaaagaagaaagaaaatgaagatgaGTGAATATTTCTACGCTACTGCTATTCAGTTCATAAAACTGAAAGTTGATGTGAGACGGCGCAGGAAACATCTTTCGGATTCCTCACAGTGAGGATATTCCAAGGTAGTTGAGGTGTATTAATACATATAGCTGTGCTGTGATATCCTATAGGCATACCAAGTGAGTTTGTACGGTAGTCGCTATGCATGGATCTTACCAGGATGGTACCGAAACAAATGGTGGAAATCAGAATTGATAGAAGACTCTTTGTCTTGTACCGAGAGTGAGATGAATGAAGCCGTTAGAGGATACATAGCTTGCGACAGTCTGAGGATGAGTCCGGCAAAAGGAATCACGGTGTCAGGGCAGGTAAAACGTTTTGCTTCGTCGCACGCAAAAGCTAGTCAACTTAGTGCctcttttttaatcaattaGGGAGATCAAACGTTGAATGCTTTTCCTTTCAGACTCCCGAAAAGCTTAATCACTTATACCAAgagaaaaacactgaaaagaaATCTCTGAAGAACACAGATGCTGGATTCGCATACGATGCCGTATGGACAATTGCAGTCGCACTCAACAGAACTGAACAATATTTCAGATCCATCAATTCTGATCATTCCATAGGCAATTTCAATTATGCAGATAACCAAACTGCGGAACACTTAAAAACGGCGATACAGCAGACAAAGTTCACTGGTGTTACGGTATAAAGTCATTTCAGTTAGAGTACGCAAAAGTGATCAGTTAACCATGATAAAGGTCATGATCAAAACTGGACAAATAAACAGAGGGTGCTGCAGCGCGCAAAGTGGTATCGGTACTGGATTGGCATGGGGTTGCTCACTTTTAAATTCTCATCTGAACACCGTCGAAACCTACTTGTGGTCACACATTGCGTACCTTCTAAGTTCAACACGCCTTTGTGTTTATTTGAACTCTCGCTATTTCCACTTCCACATGCCTCAAGTTTGCATAACAGAATGGATAGAGGGGTCCTAATTTTAGAAATGCGCTTTTTGGACAGAAGGGGCAGAAACAGAAATATCCGCATCGTTTTGAAACCAATTTGTGTGCCCTCGCTCGTTTGTTTACTCACTTGTGTTCCTACACGAACTGTTTAACCTGAGTTAATTTCATCGAAACACCTGTTCTTTTTCAGGGACCAGTGGAGTTTGAACGTAATGGTGATCGAAGAGGTTTCATGAAGATTGAACAGCTACAAGGTATTAACTGGAATAAGCGATCCACGGCTCGAAATACTGCGATGCATGCGTGGTCATTGTGTGATACCCATGCACCGTCTTAAACTAAGCAAGTGCAAATATCCGGACGTCTCACACTACAACATTTAAATCACAACAGAACAACGTATGATTAAACTGGTACAGTGTAAAACATAACTCGACCCGTGATATCATCATAAAATGCTAAATTTGGGGCTAGTTGGCGACACTTGCCGAAAACCTTGAGAATCAATCTCAAGGTGAGGTGTTTCGATCACTTTTTCCAAGCGAAAAAGTGAGATCGTGCTCTCAAACTTTGGGAAAAATTACGTAAATAGCATAACAACACAATCTATTACGGTTTACCTCCATCACATTAATTACTCAATTATggtta
This sequence is a window from Acropora palmata chromosome 9, jaAcrPala1.3, whole genome shotgun sequence. Protein-coding genes within it:
- the LOC141892019 gene encoding histamine H2 receptor-like, whose translation is MSNTTDGVFSTSAFSEACEDFPLRVNMVPYNPDSKTFTVTLFTCIFIGLVCPCAIATNVLVFLGILRKSELRTVYNASILFLVSTDLLTAFTTMPTFIVYQASKLMNPEKDFSCVALALYTFTTFLFTGLWVVTVILIILERYLAIFHPYKYRNHLTKGRIAVTISITWILWIVFITHTRLPPMAGADMYSAITASMLIPCILLTSIVYCKVYVLTRRMRMCIGHELSAPRNAEVIQETKSFRTVAYLAGAVVLCFVPTLALVVLYRSQTVSLNYFYHLLYPLTDTAVLLTPICDPIIYVLRSNNVRRSIRELVLRQRNTSRPQSQRGTLTEPTAMTGV
- the LOC141892006 gene encoding gamma-aminobutyric acid type B receptor subunit 2-like isoform X2 yields the protein MTRGRIFFTLLYLAVANSLYSKETLALQTLHIGALVPFDVTNERDKRMTADLILPMVKIALEDIERKALLPGYQLQLHVNDTQVSYGSTSAILQNRERYPLFYRTIPSDAACNKGLISLLKKFKWRQVGIIGKTDINHSQTTASLREELEKSDINILTSETFTDDPTAQVKSLKEKDVRIIIGNFDEKSARRVFCQAYQVSLYGSRYAWILPGWYRNKWWKSELIEDSLSCTESEMNEAVRGYIACDSLRMSPAKGITVSGQTPEKLNHLYQEKNTEKKSLKNTDAGFAYDAVWTIAVALNRTEQYFRSINSDHSIGNFNYADNQTAEHLKTAIQQTKFTGVTGPVEFERNGDRRGFMKIEQLQGEEEKTVLFYLSQNDSLIGVKGSGFYWQGRGPPSDQAKLILELMTISPILYGVMCTITILCIILAVCFLAFNIRLRHYRYIQMSSPRLNDTIIVGCIAMYLSVFLFGLDGKLLSSSQYSVNCQARIWLASLGFTTAFGAMFAKTWRVYVIFTNAKLRKRVIEDGRLFLFVGALLLVDVFTLSLWTALDTQTRTLYNGTMERGTEFDTIPQ
- the LOC141892006 gene encoding gamma-aminobutyric acid type B receptor subunit 2-like isoform X1; translation: MTRGRIFFTLLYLAVANSLYSKETLALQTLHIGALVPFDVTNERDKRMTADLILPMVKIALEDIERKALLPGYQLQLHVNDTQCRTDHASRALFELIHKKPTKIALIGAACSEVSERIAEEAKTWNLLMVSYGSTSAILQNRERYPLFYRTIPSDAACNKGLISLLKKFKWRQVGIIGKTDINHSQTTASLREELEKSDINILTSETFTDDPTAQVKSLKEKDVRIIIGNFDEKSARRVFCQAYQVSLYGSRYAWILPGWYRNKWWKSELIEDSLSCTESEMNEAVRGYIACDSLRMSPAKGITVSGQTPEKLNHLYQEKNTEKKSLKNTDAGFAYDAVWTIAVALNRTEQYFRSINSDHSIGNFNYADNQTAEHLKTAIQQTKFTGVTGPVEFERNGDRRGFMKIEQLQGEEEKTVLFYLSQNDSLIGVKGSGFYWQGRGPPSDQAKLILELMTISPILYGVMCTITILCIILAVCFLAFNIRLRHYRYIQMSSPRLNDTIIVGCIAMYLSVFLFGLDGKLLSSSQYSVNCQARIWLASLGFTTAFGAMFAKTWRVYVIFTNAKLRKRVIEDGRLFLFVGALLLVDVFTLSLWTALDTQTRTLYNGTMERGTEFDTIPQ